Proteins co-encoded in one Lysobacter solisilvae genomic window:
- a CDS encoding FG-GAP repeat domain-containing protein — protein sequence MPGPPELDTGGRTWAIWRARRRATPASVARMVKTSAGADHSPSWWCAASRTSTSGRKQVQVSKPALRPMSGSPSKRLCAYRRHRFVLSAGLRATRRVCYPFPRDRGGAMKKVCWLAWLMLGFSGVACATEFSFGPPVPVVMSRDTFVSVAVGDVNGDGRDDLAATEVHNLSLSLQRADGSLAERVRVALPSAFNEHIYPLALVDLDRDGAREIVVGVAEGGPGLLVGRVGAGGTIALVPHANSHGCKFLVTGDVDGDGLADVLCHDWKQTATVFLGNGNGGFRSTLEFQTPAGTYSFDWKRMRLADVTGDGRPDLLVTSTTVNGFLVFPNNGGGGFLPPNVYPHPRSAAFKWPAALEVLDLDGDGVNEVVTASPDNAPDATLNVYRRGANGYLARAERIPVQSAPTAMLAGDVDGDGDNELIAAHFTFNSVTLLGSGTKGLAGQSRFDLPGFGKDLALFVPQGHSNSIALGDLDHDGCKDLASATRTGVQVLYGCRPAVRTRMAENDFDGDGMADVLWRLYTGGEAMLWGWAEIENWIECRQVMFYRTGNAMCPGFIAAEWQPQAFGDFDGDSAADVFWRNSSTGANEVWDHAIYKRAIGAVDSQSWQVVGAGDFDGDRRSDVLWRNTVTGANTVWKSANPATYQVLPAVTDERWKVAGIGDFNGDGRADILWRHASTGSNDLWPSGRRELRQALASVVSLQWQVAGIGDFDGDRKDDVLWRNAATGANDIWYSASLARRVAITRTSVEWVVTVGDYNGDGRADLLWHDPGTGENVIWRSADSRVTQAVHASGTDTRLVR from the coding sequence TTGCCAGGCCCGCCTGAACTCGACACTGGCGGACGGACATGGGCCATATGGCGGGCCCGCCGGCGCGCCACGCCGGCAAGCGTTGCGCGCATGGTGAAAACCTCGGCAGGCGCGGACCATTCCCCGTCGTGGTGGTGTGCAGCGAGCCGAACATCGACATCCGGCCGGAAGCAGGTTCAGGTATCCAAACCAGCGCTTCGGCCGATGAGTGGTAGCCCGTCAAAGCGCCTTTGCGCGTACCGCCGACACCGCTTCGTGCTTTCGGCCGGGCTTCGGGCCACGCGTCGCGTCTGCTACCCTTTTCCCCGCGATCGGGGAGGGGCGATGAAGAAAGTCTGCTGGTTGGCCTGGCTGATGCTGGGCTTTTCGGGTGTTGCGTGCGCGACGGAATTTTCCTTCGGGCCACCGGTGCCGGTGGTGATGTCGCGGGACACTTTCGTGAGCGTGGCCGTCGGCGATGTCAACGGAGACGGGCGCGACGACTTGGCCGCGACCGAGGTGCACAACCTTTCCCTGTCCCTGCAGCGTGCGGACGGTTCGCTCGCCGAGCGTGTCCGGGTGGCCCTGCCATCGGCCTTCAATGAACACATCTACCCGCTTGCGCTCGTCGACCTGGACCGCGACGGTGCCCGGGAAATCGTCGTCGGTGTCGCCGAAGGTGGCCCCGGCCTGCTGGTGGGGCGAGTCGGCGCGGGCGGAACCATCGCGCTGGTCCCGCACGCGAACAGCCATGGCTGCAAGTTCCTGGTGACCGGCGATGTCGACGGCGACGGCCTGGCCGACGTTCTCTGCCACGACTGGAAGCAGACCGCCACGGTCTTCCTCGGCAATGGCAACGGCGGCTTCCGTTCGACACTCGAGTTCCAGACGCCGGCAGGCACGTATTCCTTCGACTGGAAGCGCATGCGCCTGGCGGACGTCACCGGCGACGGCCGGCCCGATCTGCTGGTGACCTCGACCACGGTCAATGGGTTCCTGGTCTTCCCCAACAACGGCGGCGGCGGATTCCTGCCGCCCAACGTGTATCCCCATCCGCGCTCGGCCGCCTTCAAATGGCCGGCGGCGCTGGAAGTGCTCGACCTGGACGGCGATGGCGTCAATGAAGTGGTCACTGCCAGCCCGGACAACGCACCGGACGCCACACTCAACGTCTACCGCCGTGGCGCCAATGGTTACCTTGCCCGCGCCGAGCGCATCCCCGTGCAGAGCGCGCCGACGGCCATGCTGGCGGGCGACGTGGACGGCGATGGCGACAACGAACTGATCGCCGCCCATTTCACCTTCAACAGCGTGACCTTGCTGGGCAGCGGGACCAAGGGACTGGCTGGCCAGTCGCGTTTCGACCTGCCGGGCTTCGGCAAGGATCTCGCGCTTTTCGTTCCCCAGGGCCACAGCAACAGCATTGCGCTCGGGGACCTCGACCACGACGGCTGCAAGGACTTGGCCAGCGCGACGCGCACGGGCGTGCAGGTGCTGTACGGCTGCAGGCCTGCCGTGCGCACGCGCATGGCCGAGAACGATTTCGACGGGGACGGCATGGCGGACGTCCTCTGGCGCCTCTACACGGGTGGCGAAGCCATGCTGTGGGGCTGGGCGGAGATCGAGAACTGGATCGAGTGCCGCCAAGTCATGTTCTACCGGACCGGCAATGCCATGTGCCCCGGTTTCATCGCCGCGGAATGGCAGCCGCAGGCCTTCGGCGACTTCGATGGCGACAGTGCCGCGGACGTTTTCTGGCGCAACAGTTCGACGGGCGCGAACGAAGTCTGGGACCACGCGATATACAAGCGCGCGATTGGTGCGGTGGACAGCCAGTCCTGGCAGGTCGTGGGGGCGGGCGACTTCGATGGAGACCGGCGTTCGGATGTGCTGTGGCGCAACACCGTCACCGGCGCCAACACTGTCTGGAAGTCGGCGAACCCGGCGACCTACCAGGTGCTGCCGGCAGTGACCGACGAGCGATGGAAGGTCGCCGGCATCGGCGACTTCAACGGCGACGGCCGGGCCGACATCCTGTGGCGGCACGCCAGCACCGGCAGCAACGACCTGTGGCCTTCCGGCCGCCGCGAATTGCGGCAGGCACTGGCCAGCGTGGTGAGCCTGCAGTGGCAGGTGGCAGGAATCGGTGACTTCGACGGCGACCGCAAGGACGACGTCTTGTGGCGAAACGCAGCGACCGGCGCCAACGACATCTGGTATTCGGCCAGCCTCGCGCGGCGCGTCGCGATCACCCGTACGTCCGTCGAGTGGGTGGTGACGGTGGGCGATTACAACGGCGATGGTCGCGCGGACCTGTTATGGCATGACCCGGGCACCGGTGAAAACGTCATCTGGCGTTCGGCGGACTCGCGCGTCACGCAGGCAGTGCATGCCAGCGGTACTGACACCCGGTTGGTGCGCTGA
- a CDS encoding NEW3 domain-containing protein, protein MRVDGGDASQCTGRSDAPYPGSGTGQACAWSHPFHALAPDGTRRIAGGDTLRIGGGSYMIGQGASGAGACLPANCSLATVPGGTAGAPTRILGDPAHRPRLWGTLGVTRILSLDGSSNVEIGHLEITDQDDCVYSHSNATAKCPAVGLGAWAKHGVYARASANVWLHDLDIHGLGHTGLWAGGLSNWTLERVQLNRNGRAGWDANIGTGSSNSGAIVLRGMEIAWNGCGERWQTGAAWACWSQQAGGYGDGLGTVATGGLWLIEDSFVHHNTQDGLDLRFLDGADTTHATLRRIHAVGNAGNQVKVKGNSLIENSVLIGNCGYFNGKFYMLAADNCRADGTTLLLVFTANDLAVVRHNSITGEGWSLVGATEGDSSGRALVQNNVLAGFPWFLNPADLSRVQAGTSPALVTHSGNLVWNVYANACPGDSLCGQNPALKDMALATYDAEPLPGSPVVDRVAPMAQVTTDFLLHSRPLGAASDIGAYELPAAITCTRATPTVALAGFPAAVPAGTRIDYTLTLTNHDSAGCPTTSFTLSGSVPAGWSSTLGAGSLDLAPGNTGSTTVSVTSPASAAGGDYTVGAGVASSAHSRHTASATATYSVLVPDPVCTPAAPTLSLGGPTDAVPAGTSIQYTANLRNNDSASCATTYFNLADSTPAGWTATLAMPGLTLAPGASGSTTLTVASPSDATPGGYGIGAGASSDAGAVHTASAGITYNVAEPPAPCTRSAPTLALGGPTAPVPAGSGVDYTINLHNNDSSTCAGTSFSLAASVPAGWTGLLAADTITLAPGASGGTTLAVTSAIDAGAGSYTIGSGVGSGAGGVHTASASATYTVDEPAPACTRAAPTMTVGGPTAAVSPGSVVDYTVGIRNNDSSSCVGTSFSLAASVPAGWTGLLAADAITLAPGASGGTTLTVTSATDTSAGDYTIGAGAGSSAGTVHTANASATYTVDVPTPVCTRAAPVVSLGGPTTAVVAGTAVAYTLSVSNQDSSACAATSFNLSRTVPAGWAGTLTATSIDLAPGASSSTTLTVTSAGTAPAGPYAIGAGVDSSVGSVHAGNASATYTVAVPPPVCTRAAPVVSLGGPTAAVAAGTAVAYTLSVSNQDSSACESTNFNLSRTVPTGWAGTLAATSISLAPGASSSTTLTVTSAGTAAAGPYAIGAGVDSSVGSVHAGNASATYTVAVPPPVCTRAAPVVSLGGPTAAVAAGTAVAYTLSVTNQDSSACESTNFNLSRTVPTGWAGTLAATSISLAPGASSSTTLTVTSAGTATAGPYAIGASVDSSIGSAHTGNASATYTVAAPPPVCTRATPTLSMSGPTSAVAAGTAVDYTVSLVNRDSAACTPTSFNLTRAVPSGWTGTLTATSLSLAAGASGSTTLRVTSTGTAAAGSYTISTSAGSNAGAVHTASASTSYTIAAPAIVLTTTLTTDRATYAARGTVQIAALLRNNAVAVAGVPVTFTLARPGGATSTLTATSGSDGYARTTYKIPSNKAALGLYTITARWSFGGVSASAVRTFTVL, encoded by the coding sequence GTGCGCGTGGACGGCGGTGACGCCAGCCAATGCACCGGACGCAGCGACGCACCGTATCCGGGCAGTGGCACCGGCCAGGCCTGCGCCTGGAGCCATCCCTTCCACGCGCTCGCACCCGATGGCACGCGACGCATCGCCGGTGGCGACACCCTGCGGATCGGCGGCGGCAGCTACATGATCGGCCAGGGCGCATCAGGCGCCGGTGCGTGCCTGCCCGCCAACTGCTCGCTCGCCACGGTTCCCGGCGGCACGGCCGGGGCACCGACGCGGATTCTCGGCGACCCCGCCCACCGGCCCAGGTTGTGGGGCACGCTGGGGGTGACACGCATCCTCAGTCTCGATGGCAGCTCCAATGTCGAGATCGGCCACCTGGAGATCACCGACCAGGACGACTGCGTCTACAGCCACAGCAACGCGACGGCGAAGTGTCCCGCGGTCGGCCTCGGGGCCTGGGCCAAGCACGGCGTGTATGCGCGCGCCTCGGCCAACGTCTGGCTGCACGACCTCGATATCCATGGCCTCGGCCACACCGGCCTTTGGGCGGGCGGTCTGAGCAACTGGACGCTCGAGCGCGTGCAACTCAACCGCAACGGTCGCGCGGGTTGGGACGCCAACATCGGCACCGGCAGCTCGAACTCCGGCGCCATAGTCCTGCGCGGCATGGAGATCGCGTGGAACGGTTGCGGCGAACGCTGGCAGACCGGCGCGGCCTGGGCCTGCTGGAGCCAGCAGGCCGGCGGCTATGGCGACGGCCTGGGCACGGTGGCCACCGGCGGCCTGTGGCTGATCGAGGACAGCTTCGTCCACCACAACACCCAGGACGGACTGGACCTGCGCTTCCTCGACGGCGCGGACACCACGCACGCCACGCTGCGCCGCATCCATGCCGTGGGCAATGCCGGCAACCAGGTCAAGGTGAAAGGCAACTCGCTGATCGAGAACTCCGTGCTGATCGGCAACTGCGGCTATTTCAACGGGAAGTTCTACATGTTGGCGGCCGACAACTGCCGCGCCGACGGCACGACGCTCCTGCTGGTGTTCACCGCCAACGACCTCGCCGTCGTGCGCCACAACTCGATCACTGGCGAAGGCTGGAGCCTGGTTGGCGCGACGGAAGGCGACAGCAGCGGTCGCGCGCTGGTCCAGAACAACGTGCTCGCCGGCTTCCCCTGGTTCCTCAACCCGGCGGACCTGAGCCGCGTACAGGCCGGCACTTCCCCCGCCCTGGTCACCCACTCGGGCAACCTGGTCTGGAACGTCTATGCCAATGCATGTCCCGGCGACAGCCTCTGCGGACAGAATCCAGCGCTGAAGGACATGGCGCTGGCCACCTACGATGCCGAGCCGCTGCCGGGTTCGCCGGTCGTCGACCGGGTCGCTCCGATGGCCCAGGTCACCACCGACTTCCTGCTGCATTCACGGCCGCTGGGGGCGGCCAGCGATATCGGCGCCTATGAACTGCCGGCCGCGATCACATGCACACGCGCCACGCCGACGGTGGCGCTCGCGGGCTTCCCGGCCGCAGTGCCGGCCGGCACCCGCATCGATTACACGCTGACCCTCACCAACCATGACAGCGCCGGCTGCCCGACTACGAGCTTCACCCTGTCCGGGTCCGTGCCGGCGGGCTGGAGCAGCACATTGGGGGCCGGGAGCCTGGACCTCGCGCCCGGCAACACCGGCAGCACCACCGTCTCCGTCACCTCGCCGGCCAGCGCCGCGGGCGGCGACTACACCGTCGGCGCCGGCGTCGCGAGCAGTGCCCATAGCCGCCACACCGCGAGCGCCACCGCGACCTACTCCGTGCTCGTTCCGGACCCCGTCTGCACACCGGCTGCGCCGACCCTGAGCCTGGGCGGGCCGACCGACGCCGTGCCGGCCGGCACGTCCATCCAATACACGGCGAATCTGCGCAACAACGACAGCGCGAGCTGTGCAACGACGTATTTCAACCTCGCCGATTCGACACCCGCCGGATGGACCGCGACGCTGGCTATGCCGGGCCTGACGCTCGCCCCCGGCGCCAGCGGCAGCACGACGCTCACCGTGGCCTCGCCCTCCGACGCCACTCCCGGCGGCTACGGCATCGGCGCCGGTGCCAGCAGCGATGCCGGCGCCGTGCACACGGCGAGCGCCGGCATCACCTACAACGTGGCCGAGCCGCCTGCGCCGTGCACGCGCTCGGCTCCCACACTCGCCCTGGGTGGCCCCACCGCCCCGGTTCCGGCGGGAAGCGGCGTCGACTACACCATCAATCTGCACAACAACGACAGCAGCACCTGCGCCGGCACCAGCTTCAGTCTCGCCGCATCCGTGCCTGCCGGATGGACCGGGCTGCTGGCGGCCGACACGATCACGCTCGCACCGGGCGCCAGCGGCGGCACCACGCTGGCCGTCACCTCCGCCATCGACGCCGGTGCGGGCAGCTACACCATCGGCTCGGGCGTGGGCAGCGGTGCGGGCGGCGTGCACACGGCCAGTGCCAGCGCGACCTACACGGTCGACGAGCCGGCGCCGGCATGCACGCGCGCCGCGCCAACGATGACGGTCGGCGGGCCCACCGCCGCGGTGTCGCCCGGCAGCGTCGTCGACTACACCGTCGGTATCCGCAACAACGACAGCAGCTCCTGCGTCGGCACGAGCTTCAGTCTCGCCGCATCCGTGCCGGCGGGATGGACCGGGCTGCTGGCAGCCGACGCCATCACGCTCGCACCTGGCGCCAGCGGTGGCACCACGCTGACCGTCACGTCCGCCACCGACACCAGCGCGGGCGACTACACGATCGGCGCCGGTGCAGGCAGCAGCGCGGGCACCGTGCATACGGCCAATGCCAGCGCAACCTACACCGTCGACGTGCCAACTCCGGTATGCACGCGCGCCGCGCCGGTGGTCAGCCTGGGCGGGCCGACTACGGCAGTGGTCGCCGGCACCGCGGTGGCCTATACCCTCAGCGTCAGCAACCAGGACAGCAGTGCCTGCGCGGCGACGAGCTTCAACCTGTCACGCACCGTGCCCGCGGGATGGGCCGGCACGCTCACCGCCACCAGCATCGACCTGGCCCCGGGCGCCAGCAGCAGCACGACGCTCACCGTCACCTCGGCGGGTACGGCTCCGGCGGGGCCGTATGCCATTGGGGCCGGCGTCGACAGCAGCGTTGGCAGCGTGCATGCAGGCAATGCCAGTGCGACCTACACCGTTGCCGTGCCACCTCCGGTGTGCACGCGCGCCGCGCCGGTTGTCAGCCTGGGCGGGCCCACTGCGGCAGTCGCCGCCGGCACCGCGGTGGCCTACACCCTCAGCGTCAGCAACCAGGACAGCAGTGCGTGCGAGTCGACGAATTTCAACCTGTCGCGCACCGTGCCGACGGGGTGGGCCGGCACGCTCGCTGCCACCAGCATCAGCCTGGCCCCGGGCGCCAGCAGCAGCACGACGCTCACTGTCACCTCGGCGGGTACGGCCGCGGCGGGGCCGTATGCCATCGGGGCCGGCGTCGACAGCAGCGTTGGCAGCGTGCATGCAGGCAATGCCAGTGCGACCTACACCGTTGCCGTGCCACCTCCGGTGTGCACGCGCGCCGCGCCGGTTGTCAGCCTGGGCGGGCCCACTGCGGCAGTCGCCGCCGGCACCGCGGTGGCCTACACCCTCAGCGTCACCAACCAGGACAGCAGTGCGTGCGAGTCGACGAATTTCAACCTGTCGCGCACCGTGCCGACGGGGTGGGCCGGCACGCTCGCTGCCACCAGCATCAGCCTGGCCCCGGGCGCCAGCAGCAGCACGACGCTCACTGTCACCTCGGCGGGTACGGCCACGGCGGGGCCCTATGCCATCGGGGCCAGCGTCGACAGCAGTATCGGCAGCGCGCACACAGGCAATGCCTCTGCCACCTACACCGTCGCCGCGCCACCGCCGGTGTGCACGCGCGCGACGCCCACGCTGTCCATGAGCGGCCCGACCTCCGCGGTCGCGGCCGGCACCGCGGTCGATTACACGGTGAGTCTGGTCAACCGCGACAGCGCCGCCTGTACGCCGACGAGTTTCAACCTGACGCGCGCCGTGCCGAGTGGGTGGACCGGGACGCTGACCGCCACCAGCCTCAGCCTGGCCGCCGGGGCCAGTGGCAGCACCACGCTGCGCGTCACCTCGACGGGAACCGCGGCCGCCGGAAGCTACACGATCAGCACCAGCGCCGGCAGCAACGCGGGCGCGGTGCACACCGCCAGTGCCTCGACCAGCTACACGATCGCGGCCCCAGCCATCGTGCTGACCACTACGCTGACCACCGATCGGGCCACCTACGCGGCCCGCGGCACGGTGCAGATCGCGGCCCTGCTGCGCAACAACGCCGTGGCGGTCGCCGGGGTCCCGGTCACCTTCACCCTCGCCCGCCCCGGCGGTGCCACCAGCACGCTGACCGCGACCAGCGGCAGCGATGGCTACGCCCGCACGACCTACAAGATCCCCAGCAACAAGGCCGCGCTGGGGCTCTACACCATCACGGCGCGCTGGAGTTTCGGCGGCGTCAGTGCGTCAGCGGTCAGGACGTTCACCGTGCTCTGA
- a CDS encoding helix-turn-helix transcriptional regulator, with amino-acid sequence MAMHQDQLDAVRPDPASRLVPLVLEEFEAATTATARAARIKVMVASAGDVLGAPSQAMLACAADIEITQRPELDATGLATSVEHHLPGVLLLDKTMLERLDPQSLLRIRAQCPRVRVLLLWDGICRNVVADVLRNGFQGFIPAPCPPDVCLKAIRAVSHGELWLSRASMAMAIADLLQFPVHVDSAAPAPALHVDAREVLTPREMQVVALLRQGRINKEIARELGIMEDTVKKHLQSVFAKLGVHRRALVALRSLPGGYGAGHSIP; translated from the coding sequence ATGGCGATGCACCAGGATCAACTCGACGCGGTGCGGCCGGACCCGGCGTCCCGCCTGGTACCGCTTGTCCTCGAGGAGTTCGAGGCTGCCACCACCGCCACCGCTCGCGCCGCCAGGATCAAGGTCATGGTGGCTTCGGCCGGCGATGTCCTCGGTGCGCCATCGCAGGCCATGCTGGCATGCGCGGCCGACATCGAGATCACGCAGCGGCCGGAGCTGGACGCAACCGGTCTGGCCACCTCGGTGGAGCATCATCTCCCTGGCGTCCTGCTGCTCGACAAGACCATGCTCGAGAGGCTCGACCCGCAGTCCCTGCTGCGCATCCGAGCGCAGTGCCCGCGCGTGCGCGTGCTGCTGCTATGGGACGGAATCTGCCGCAATGTCGTGGCCGACGTGCTGCGCAATGGGTTCCAGGGCTTCATTCCAGCCCCCTGCCCGCCCGACGTCTGCCTGAAGGCAATCCGCGCCGTCAGCCATGGGGAGCTTTGGTTGTCGCGCGCTTCGATGGCGATGGCCATCGCCGACCTCCTGCAGTTTCCGGTCCACGTCGATTCCGCAGCGCCGGCCCCGGCGTTGCACGTGGATGCCCGGGAAGTGCTCACGCCCCGGGAGATGCAGGTCGTCGCGCTTCTCCGCCAGGGCCGCATCAACAAGGAAATCGCGCGCGAACTGGGCATCATGGAAGACACCGTCAAGAAGCATCTGCAAAGCGTCTTCGCGAAGCTGGGGGTGCATCGCCGCGCCCTGGTGGCCCTTCGCAGCCTGCCCGGCGGCTACGGCGCGGGCCACAGCATTCCGTAG
- a CDS encoding lysyl oxidase family protein — protein MTPNAPRKRAPWLAMAAAWALSLAGTAAAQTALRPNLVALGAFSPTLSTDAGGRSTLRFGTTTWNSGAGPLELAAGEVETGSGKLRVYQVVYQSSGSPVLSFAGAFEYHPAHDHMHFNDYALYSLQPLNAPGGSLRTGAKTTFCVMDTSPVNLALPRAPASPFYGRCGRDLQGMSVGWADTYGPELAGQEIDFSNNADGIYQLKVEVDPKKVIQETNESDNVSCVLLSLRKPSTATVLDSSGLCSAVASITPNSARVGTSVQVTITGYGFSSGMGVTFDSGNGQRPVASNVQLVSNTESVDQITATVTVPYKKNPGQDPVWNVRVGGGGVLVNGFRVTR, from the coding sequence ATGACGCCGAACGCCCCTCGCAAGCGCGCTCCCTGGCTGGCCATGGCGGCGGCATGGGCGCTGTCGCTGGCCGGCACCGCCGCCGCGCAGACGGCCCTGCGGCCCAACCTCGTTGCGTTGGGAGCCTTCAGTCCGACGCTGTCCACGGACGCGGGCGGCCGTTCCACGCTGCGATTCGGGACCACCACCTGGAACAGTGGCGCCGGGCCGCTGGAACTGGCCGCCGGCGAAGTCGAAACCGGATCGGGCAAGCTGCGGGTATACCAAGTCGTGTACCAGAGCAGCGGCAGCCCGGTGCTCAGCTTCGCGGGCGCCTTCGAATACCACCCCGCGCACGACCACATGCACTTCAACGACTACGCGCTCTATTCGCTGCAGCCGCTCAATGCGCCGGGCGGATCGTTGCGGACCGGCGCCAAGACGACGTTCTGCGTGATGGATACCAGCCCGGTCAACCTCGCGCTGCCGCGCGCACCCGCCTCGCCGTTCTACGGACGCTGCGGGCGCGACCTCCAGGGCATGTCGGTCGGATGGGCCGATACCTACGGTCCCGAACTGGCCGGGCAGGAGATCGACTTCAGCAACAACGCCGACGGCATCTACCAGTTGAAGGTGGAAGTCGATCCCAAGAAGGTGATCCAGGAGACCAACGAGAGCGACAACGTCTCGTGCGTGCTGCTCAGCCTCAGGAAGCCGAGCACGGCCACCGTGCTCGACAGCAGCGGCCTGTGCTCCGCGGTGGCTTCGATCACCCCGAATTCGGCACGCGTGGGCACCAGTGTGCAGGTCACGATCACCGGCTACGGATTCAGCTCCGGCATGGGCGTGACCTTCGACAGCGGTAACGGGCAACGTCCCGTCGCAAGCAACGTGCAACTGGTGTCGAACACCGAATCGGTGGACCAGATCACGGCGACGGTGACGGTGCCCTACAAGAAGAACCCCGGCCAGGACCCTGTCTGGAATGTGCGGGTCGGTGGCGGTGGGGTGCTGGTCAACGGGTTCCGGGTCACGAGGTAG
- a CDS encoding FMN-binding negative transcriptional regulator, protein MKQYPMFAPESPLAIDRMVSAYPFALLISAGPGMPTATPLPLLLERSASGTGTLIGHMARNNPQVDVLRNDPRALAVFQGPHGYISPSWLVDRTQAPTWNYETVHFQVEVQFHDELEATTSAISRLVAHMERGRPDAWSIADMGPRYASLAGAVIAFDARITATHAIFKLGQNERPGDRADILAGLDRTGQQALLDAMRRVAPEPAAVED, encoded by the coding sequence ATGAAGCAATATCCGATGTTCGCGCCGGAATCGCCCCTCGCCATCGACCGCATGGTCTCCGCCTACCCTTTTGCCCTGCTCATCAGCGCCGGGCCGGGCATGCCGACCGCCACGCCCCTGCCCCTGCTGCTCGAGCGCAGCGCGAGCGGGACGGGCACGCTCATCGGCCACATGGCGCGCAACAACCCGCAGGTTGACGTACTACGCAATGACCCGCGCGCGCTCGCGGTGTTCCAGGGACCGCACGGATACATCTCGCCCTCGTGGCTGGTCGACCGCACCCAGGCGCCGACGTGGAATTACGAAACCGTGCATTTCCAGGTGGAGGTTCAATTCCATGACGAGCTCGAGGCCACGACGTCGGCGATTTCCCGCCTCGTCGCGCATATGGAGCGCGGCCGTCCGGACGCCTGGTCCATCGCCGACATGGGACCGCGCTACGCCTCGCTGGCCGGCGCGGTGATCGCGTTCGACGCGCGCATCACCGCCACCCACGCCATCTTCAAGCTGGGCCAGAACGAACGTCCCGGCGACCGTGCGGACATCCTCGCCGGCCTGGACCGGACGGGCCAGCAGGCACTGCTCGATGCGATGAGGCGGGTGGCTCCGGAGCCCGCGGCCGTGGAGGACTAG
- a CDS encoding VOC family protein — MTPRIQPCLWYDGNAEDAARFYADTFPDSRVGAVMRAPGDYPAGKQGDVLTVEMTILGMPFLLLNGGPEFKFDEAVSFQVATDDQAQTDRYWNAITGNGGEESMCGWCRDRFGLSWQITPKRLTEYMSQGGETAARAFKAMMEMKKIDIAALERAVEGAKD, encoded by the coding sequence ATGACCCCTAGAATCCAGCCCTGCCTCTGGTACGACGGAAATGCCGAGGACGCGGCGCGCTTCTACGCCGACACGTTTCCGGATTCGCGCGTAGGCGCCGTGATGCGCGCACCTGGCGATTACCCCGCTGGCAAACAGGGGGACGTGCTGACCGTCGAAATGACCATCCTCGGCATGCCGTTCCTGTTGTTGAACGGTGGACCCGAGTTCAAGTTCGACGAAGCGGTCAGCTTCCAGGTCGCGACCGACGACCAGGCGCAGACCGACCGCTACTGGAATGCCATCACCGGCAACGGCGGCGAGGAAAGCATGTGCGGGTGGTGCCGGGATCGTTTCGGCCTGTCCTGGCAGATCACGCCGAAGCGCCTGACCGAATACATGTCCCAGGGTGGTGAAACGGCGGCTCGTGCGTTCAAGGCGATGATGGAGATGAAGAAGATCGACATCGCCGCGCTCGAGCGCGCGGTCGAGGGCGCCAAGGACTGA